The Nocardioides panzhihuensis genome has a segment encoding these proteins:
- a CDS encoding ABC transporter substrate-binding protein has product MPRKTQALAALCAGLMIAATGCGGSGDSGGDDDTITWWHNSNNDPGKGFYEQVAKDFEDANPGVDVKVEAFAHEDMLTKLDAAFQSGDVPDVYMERGGGELADHVEAGLTRDLSEDSKDIIDEIGGSAAGWQVDGKTYALPFSMGVVGFWYNTELFEKAGITAPPATMEELYAAFDKLDEAGVAPVSLGAGDGWPAAHYWYYTALRACSQDVLETAVADLDFSDPCFVEAGETVDEIVAEKPFNKGFLSTPSQTGPTSASGLLATGKVAMELAGHWEPGVMQGITEDKQGLGDKTGWFPFPAVDGGEGDPAAQLGGGDAWAVSEAAPDKAVDLVNHLLSDEVQKGFAENDMGLPTIPAAGSSVKDPALAELLKVRDESPFVQLYFDTAFGESVGGAMNDEIALQFAGKATPEDVVTATQEAADKEK; this is encoded by the coding sequence ATGCCGAGAAAGACACAAGCGCTCGCCGCGCTGTGCGCCGGATTGATGATTGCCGCCACCGGTTGTGGCGGCTCGGGCGACTCCGGTGGCGACGACGACACCATCACCTGGTGGCACAACTCCAACAACGACCCCGGCAAGGGGTTCTACGAGCAGGTCGCGAAGGACTTCGAGGACGCCAACCCCGGTGTCGACGTCAAGGTCGAGGCCTTCGCCCACGAGGACATGCTGACCAAGCTCGACGCCGCATTCCAGAGCGGAGACGTCCCGGACGTCTACATGGAGCGTGGCGGCGGCGAGCTCGCCGACCACGTCGAGGCCGGTCTCACCCGCGACCTCTCCGAGGACTCCAAGGACATCATCGATGAGATCGGCGGCAGCGCCGCCGGCTGGCAGGTCGACGGCAAGACGTACGCCCTGCCGTTCTCCATGGGCGTGGTCGGGTTCTGGTACAACACCGAGCTCTTCGAGAAGGCCGGGATCACCGCGCCCCCGGCGACCATGGAGGAGCTGTACGCCGCGTTCGACAAGCTCGACGAGGCCGGCGTCGCCCCGGTCTCGCTGGGCGCCGGAGACGGCTGGCCGGCGGCGCACTACTGGTACTACACCGCGCTGCGCGCCTGCTCCCAGGACGTGCTCGAGACTGCGGTCGCCGACCTGGACTTCTCCGACCCGTGCTTCGTCGAGGCGGGCGAGACCGTCGACGAGATCGTCGCCGAGAAGCCGTTCAACAAGGGCTTCCTGTCGACGCCGTCGCAGACCGGCCCGACCTCGGCCAGCGGCCTGCTGGCCACCGGCAAGGTCGCGATGGAGCTGGCCGGTCACTGGGAGCCCGGCGTGATGCAGGGCATCACCGAGGACAAGCAGGGGCTCGGTGACAAGACCGGTTGGTTCCCGTTCCCGGCCGTCGACGGCGGCGAGGGTGACCCGGCCGCCCAGCTCGGTGGCGGCGACGCCTGGGCGGTCTCCGAGGCTGCTCCCGACAAGGCTGTCGACCTCGTCAACCACCTGCTCTCCGACGAGGTCCAGAAGGGCTTCGCCGAGAACGACATGGGCCTGCCGACCATCCCCGCGGCGGGCTCGTCGGTCAAGGACCCGGCACTGGCCGAGCTGCTGAAGGTGCGCGACGAGTCGCCCTTCGTGCAGCTCTACTTCGACACCGCCTTCGGTGAGTCCGTCGGTGGTGCGATGAACGACGAGATCGCGTTGCAGTTCGCGGGCAAGGCCACCCCTGAGGACGTCGTCACGGCGACCCAGGAAGCCGCGGACAAGGAGAAGTGA